Genomic DNA from Nitrospira sp.:
GTTTTTGAAAGATGCCGTGGCAGTGGCCGGCGTCATGACGATAGCGGGCTGCGACAATCTAACGCAAAGCAGTTGGTTTCCTTCCATGTTGAGCAAGACAGAGCAATTGACGGAGCAGGTGCAGCGAGCGATTACACCGCTGGACGCGTTGGCCAGAGAATACGAAGAGGTGGACATTTCGAAGATGTTCCCGGCAAACGGCAATTCCGATCCTGGCACAGTCGCCTATGTCGAGCATGTAGGAAAGAATTTCGCTGACTGGTCGGTGGAGGTTGCCGACCTGGTGGAGTCGCCCAAGCGGTGGTCGTTACGGGAGTTAAGGGAACTGCCTGCGCGCACGCAAATTACGCGACATGACTGCGTGGAAGGATGGAGTGCGATTGGTAAATGGACGGGTGTCCCGCTCGGCGATCTGATGCGAAGCGTGCGGCCCATGCCCAGCGCTCGCTATGTGGTCTTTCATTGCGCCGATGTTGATGATGAGGGGATTACTTACTATGAGAGCATGGCTCTAGCTGATTGTTATCATCCGCAAACCCTCTTGGCGTATGAGCTGAATGGCGCGCCACTAGATATTCCCCACGGAGCTCCGCTGCGGCTCCGCTTCGAGCGGCAGCTCGGGTATAAACACGCCAAATACATTGAACGCATCAGCGTAGTCGAA
This window encodes:
- a CDS encoding molybdopterin-dependent oxidoreductase translates to MKKERRVDRRQFLKDAVAVAGVMTIAGCDNLTQSSWFPSMLSKTEQLTEQVQRAITPLDALAREYEEVDISKMFPANGNSDPGTVAYVEHVGKNFADWSVEVADLVESPKRWSLRELRELPARTQITRHDCVEGWSAIGKWTGVPLGDLMRSVRPMPSARYVVFHCADVDDEGITYYESMALADCYHPQTLLAYELNGAPLDIPHGAPLRLRFERQLGYKHAKYIERISVVESLAGIGQGKGGYWEDQGYEWYAGI